In Prescottella soli, a genomic segment contains:
- a CDS encoding winged helix DNA-binding domain-containing protein: protein MTTLRELALLRLVAQRIAGPGFGSATETVRWLTAAQAQDYPGAVTSIALRSGPQGRASLIAALNAGEVVRSWPMRGTLHFVAAEDLSWMLALTGRRMLSGMGARHRGLGIDDAAVGRARETAHAALRDGGLDRRELLQEWERAGIETADQRGQHLLWTLAVTGVVCLGPVRDGRQLVVPADTWIRERRELDGDEALGEWALRYFRSHGPATLDDFVWWTKLTVRQARTGLTLAAEHLDRVQVDGVDYLFDPATPDLLAAQRRNARGVFLLPGFDEFILGYRDRSAAVDPEFENHLHPGGNGMFTPTIVDGGRVVGTWKRKGRGAAADIHATPFTEFTQRTEKAIPRAFAALV from the coding sequence ATGACGACGCTGCGTGAGCTCGCCCTGCTACGGCTGGTCGCACAGAGGATCGCGGGCCCCGGGTTCGGTTCGGCGACGGAGACCGTGCGCTGGCTGACCGCGGCGCAGGCGCAGGACTATCCCGGCGCGGTGACCTCGATCGCGTTGCGGTCCGGGCCGCAGGGCCGCGCGTCGCTGATCGCGGCGTTGAACGCCGGTGAGGTCGTCCGATCGTGGCCGATGCGCGGAACCCTGCACTTCGTGGCGGCGGAGGATCTGTCGTGGATGCTTGCACTCACCGGACGGCGGATGCTGTCCGGGATGGGCGCCCGGCACCGCGGGCTGGGAATCGACGATGCTGCGGTGGGGCGAGCCCGGGAGACCGCGCACGCGGCGCTGCGGGACGGCGGCTTGGACCGCCGAGAACTGCTGCAGGAGTGGGAGCGGGCCGGCATCGAGACCGCCGACCAACGCGGCCAGCACCTCCTGTGGACGCTGGCCGTGACCGGGGTGGTGTGCCTGGGACCGGTCCGTGACGGGCGCCAGCTGGTGGTGCCGGCGGACACGTGGATCCGGGAGCGCCGCGAGCTCGACGGCGACGAGGCCCTCGGCGAGTGGGCGCTGCGCTACTTCCGCAGTCACGGCCCGGCCACACTCGACGACTTCGTGTGGTGGACGAAACTGACTGTCCGGCAGGCAAGAACGGGGCTGACGCTGGCGGCCGAGCACCTCGACCGAGTCCAGGTGGACGGCGTCGACTACCTCTTCGACCCTGCGACCCCGGACCTCCTCGCGGCACAGCGACGGAACGCGCGCGGGGTGTTCCTGCTCCCCGGATTCGACGAGTTCATCCTCGGCTACCGGGACCGTAGCGCGGCGGTGGATCCGGAATTCGAGAACCATCTTCACCCCGGCGGCAACGGAATGTTCACTCCCACCATCGTCGACGGCGGCCGGGTGGTCGGCACCTGGAAGCGAAAGGGGCGCGGCGCCGCCGCGGACATCCACGCGACGCCGTTCACCGAGTTCACTCAGCGCACGGAGAAGGCCATCCCGCGGGCCTTTGCGGCGCTCGTGTGA
- a CDS encoding DUF2567 domain-containing protein, giving the protein MTTPQRPRPRAVPRIVVFLAILGVPAGVVWAFLAPAERMLVVAQNRGVVLTTESLHRFDSIAIFAGIGLVLGVLSAVVVWGMRRSRGPGAAAALVLGSTLGAGVAALAGMGVARLRFPKADDPTVGSIIAAAPGLSTPMVLIVQPLAATLVYMLLVALSPHDDLGVGGEEDERGSDAPAVEEVDERL; this is encoded by the coding sequence GTGACGACACCCCAACGCCCCCGGCCCCGAGCCGTCCCGAGGATCGTCGTGTTCCTGGCGATCCTCGGTGTACCGGCCGGGGTCGTCTGGGCGTTTCTCGCGCCGGCGGAGCGGATGCTCGTCGTCGCTCAGAACCGGGGCGTCGTGCTCACGACCGAGAGTCTGCACCGCTTCGACTCGATCGCGATCTTCGCCGGCATCGGCCTCGTGCTGGGGGTGTTGTCGGCGGTCGTCGTGTGGGGAATGCGGCGGTCGCGCGGCCCCGGTGCGGCCGCCGCGCTGGTGCTGGGCTCCACACTGGGCGCGGGTGTGGCCGCGCTGGCGGGAATGGGTGTCGCGCGGCTGCGATTCCCGAAGGCCGATGACCCGACCGTCGGATCGATCATCGCGGCGGCCCCGGGCCTGTCGACACCGATGGTCCTCATCGTGCAGCCACTCGCGGCGACGCTCGTCTACATGCTGCTCGTGGCGCTGAGCCCGCACGACGACCTGGGGGTCGGTGGCGAGGAAGACGAACGCGGCAGTGACGCACCGGCCGTCGAGGAAGTCGACGAGCGCCTGTAG
- the bioB gene encoding biotin synthase BioB, translated as MTQAPDILAIARDQVLERGEALKQEQVLEVLRLGDDRLEELLALAHDVRMKWCGPEVEVEGIISLKTGGCPEDCHFCSQSGLFQSPVRAAWLDIPSLVEAAKQTAKTGATEFCIVAAVRGPDEKLLAQVAAGIEAIRNEVDIQIACSLGMLTQEQVDQLAAMGVHRYNHNLETAESYFPNVVTTHTWEERWDTLRMVREAGMEVCCGGILGMGESVEQRAEFAANLAALEPDEVPLNFFNPRPGTPFGDLDVLPASEALKSVAAFRLALPRTILRFAGGREITLGDLGAKQGMLGGINAVIVGNYLTTLGRPAESDLDLLVDLEMPIKALNATL; from the coding sequence GTGACCCAGGCCCCCGACATTCTCGCGATCGCCCGTGACCAGGTGCTCGAGCGCGGCGAGGCGTTGAAGCAGGAGCAGGTGCTCGAGGTGCTGCGGCTCGGCGACGACCGGCTCGAGGAGCTGCTCGCCCTCGCGCACGACGTCCGGATGAAGTGGTGCGGCCCGGAGGTCGAGGTCGAGGGCATCATCAGCCTCAAGACCGGCGGCTGCCCCGAGGACTGCCACTTCTGCTCGCAGTCGGGACTGTTCCAGTCGCCGGTCCGGGCGGCCTGGCTGGACATCCCGAGCCTGGTCGAGGCGGCCAAGCAGACCGCCAAGACCGGTGCCACCGAGTTCTGCATCGTCGCCGCCGTGCGCGGCCCCGACGAGAAGCTCCTCGCTCAGGTCGCGGCCGGCATCGAGGCGATCCGCAACGAGGTCGACATCCAGATCGCGTGCTCGCTCGGCATGCTCACCCAGGAACAGGTCGACCAGCTCGCCGCGATGGGCGTGCACCGCTACAACCACAACCTCGAGACCGCCGAGTCGTACTTCCCGAACGTCGTCACCACCCACACGTGGGAGGAGCGGTGGGACACGCTGCGGATGGTCCGGGAGGCCGGCATGGAGGTGTGCTGCGGCGGCATCCTCGGCATGGGGGAAAGCGTCGAGCAGCGCGCCGAGTTTGCGGCCAACCTCGCGGCCCTCGAACCCGACGAGGTGCCGCTGAACTTCTTCAACCCGCGCCCCGGCACGCCGTTCGGTGATCTCGACGTGCTGCCCGCCAGCGAGGCGCTCAAGTCGGTGGCGGCCTTCCGCCTCGCTCTGCCTCGCACGATCCTGCGCTTCGCCGGTGGACGCGAGATCACGCTCGGCGACCTCGGTGCCAAGCAGGGCATGCTCGGCGGCATCAACGCCGTCATCGTCGGCAACTACCTGACCACGCTGGGGCGGCCCGCCGAGAGCGACCTGGATCTGCTGGTCGATCTCGAGATGCCGATCAAGGCGCTCAATGCGACCCTCTGA